The following DNA comes from Eubalaena glacialis isolate mEubGla1 chromosome 1, mEubGla1.1.hap2.+ XY, whole genome shotgun sequence.
AGGAAGCTTAAAAATTAGAGAAGCGCATTTGGATGCTATTAACATaagagtaacaacaacaacagtagcTAACATTTTATTGAATGGTTCTATTGTGTCAGATAGAGGTACTTTACATATGTGAGTACTCACTACTATGTATTATTACCATACATATAATATAGCACacaatatatgtataatacaacagccctatgaggcaCACACTACAGTCCTTGTTTTGCTGATCAGGAAGCTGAATGATTATGTCACATGCCAAAGGTTCTTCGATAGCTTGGATCCAGAGGGTTCCTAACTGTTATGCTATGGTGCCTCCCACTTTCGTTATTCTCCCATTGTGAAAAGAAACTAATCCTTTATAAGTAGACATGTAAGAGGCATGGATCACTTGCAGGCACAAGTGAATCTGTGGTGTTTCAAATTATTGTATTGCATATTTATACCCCATTGCTCTCTTATTGACTCTGCAGGTTATTCTAAACATTTTGTTAAGAAGGTTTGACATGCTGTTAGTGTttgaaaaaatttgttttctatttagatGAAGTCATTCTCCCTGAATTTCATCTCTCAGAGAGATTATTCTTAATAGTAACACAGGTAATTTCACACCGTGATAAAATTACACTGTAGTACTAACTTGTATGTGGAATGTGTTGCCATTGTTAGGATTCAGAAGTGCAGTATTTCTGATCAACTTCTATGTTTACAAATTATAAACACAAAAAAGTATGTTTGAAGGAATGGGGCAGGGCAGGCATCTGGTATGTAACTGTTACCTGTTgtcaaagttttcttttattaaaaaacaggacaaaacaaaaccaaagaatcTCTTAATActtagcctttaaaaaaaattgccttaGAACTTAGAGTAATCTCTTAGATATGGTTTATTTGCCTGTGTTCTTTGCATTCTTACTATTCTTCTTAACTCTAGGACAAACAGTCATGGCAGAATGAATATGAAGTCTATAGTTTGCCTGGAATGAAGCATGAGAACATATTACAGTTCATTGGTGCAGAAAAACGAGGCACCAGTGTTGATGTGGATCTTTGGCTAATCACAGCATTTCATGAAAAGGTAAAACTACTTTCCATTTTAACTCAGTGAAGTCAGGGTTGGCTTACTTCCTAATGTTGGCTACAAAGCCCTCACTTATTTTTCTGGGAACAGTGTGTTATTATAGttggttaatatttataaataaaaacctgttttaaaaatgatttatttaatagAAGAACAAAGATGACAACTTTTTCACCTAACCCTCTACTTAAATAATACCAGTCTTTTGTCCCTGATTTCTTGTGCTGCAATTACCTCtcttacaaataattattttagtatAACCAATGCTTAGGAATTTTCATTTACCATTTACTGTCCACTTTTATTACATGAGGCATTTTTTCAGCttgaattttgtttcttaaaattctttaatcGATGGCACTTAGTGACAAAACTAGGGTCAGGAAATTTATCTGATCTTTGATCAGTCACTAATTTGTAGGGTAATTACCACCAAAACACACTTGCTATTTTTCCTCAATTTTTCTGCTTTCAGAGTTAGTATGAAAGTATACATTAATGAAGTAGGCAATTGTGATCTTCTTGGCAATCAGTTTCATCACTGTCAGAAAAAAGTGGCTGTTTTAATTCCCTTAATTCTTGACTAAAAGGTTGGCAGTAATCTCTAGAGGAAGATTGTTTAGGTTAGTTGTTgttcatatgttttaattttttgttctcCTAGTCCTATTTATAACATCTCTATAGTCagtatattttaacttttaaaatattttctagaactttagattttcaataatcttttttttgtaaattttgccTTCTCAATGGGAAATTGACGGACTGTGCTTGTAGCAAACCTTTAAAGATTAGTGGTATTCctttcaaatgtttattaatgTGAAACTTGAACCATTCCAGAAAGATTGCGTTTTGGATATTATTCACTGAAAGGAAAGCTATGTTGCCTTCCATGACCtcttaaaagtaaaaaggaaagtcTCCATATACATATGGCTTTTGTCAAGAAcataagttgttttttttcccccctttctttaGGGTTCACTGTCAGACTTTCTTAAGGCTAATGTGGTCTCTTGGAATGAATTGTGTCATATTGCAGAAACCATGGCTAGAGGATTGGCATATTTACATGAGGATATACCTGGCCTAAAAGATGGCCACAAACCCGCCATATCTCACAGGTAGagctaaatttatattattttacccaataattcagtatttattatttaaactttCAGTCCCCTGggcaaaatttatttttcccctaGTTACCTAATCATGCTATAGGAGGCATTGATTTTCACTTGTTTTTCAAATTAGCTTTGAGATTGGCCAGGAAGTATTTTGGATAATGTATATATTAACATCATTATCAAAGGTTAATTATTGACTTATGTTTCAATTTGTCTCATTTCCGAAAACATAGTTAAGAATGAAAGTGTATTTTCTTTGTCTCAAAGGAGAAATTTGTTTTACCTCAAAACATGATTTACTTCAAAGATGATTATAAATAGGTATAAGGGGATGTAATTAAGGAGAGATTTTGAGTATCTTTTTTGCTTGTGTTTTGAATGTCCATGTGATCATTACCTAAGTTGAGGTGGAAGGAGGTATTATTTGAATAATTGGGcttactaaattttatttttcagtgaagaAATAGTACTTGGACCCAACAATTGTCATATCCTTAAAAGGGAAACCGTTAGTTCCCTTAAACATGGGATTCAATTTGCCATTGTGTATTTAACTTCCTTGAACATGGGATCAATCTGTCATCTTATATTCAGTTTAAAGATGGATGTTTTAAATTACctgattcatttaacaaatacttagtTGAGTGCCATCAGGTGGTGTTTTAGGTTGCTGGGAGGCATTACTTTTATTCCAGTTCTAATGTAGATTCTGATTTTGAAAACCTTAAATGACTTCTACCTCAGAAATAGCTTCCCTTCTCACCTTCCTACATACAGTCTAACCGCCTCTTCCTGGATTTTTGCTCGCCTCACCTAGTCCTATAGGGAACGAATCCTTTGGAACCCCCAAAGGTTATTATAAGTAGGGTCCCTAAAAATCATTTGAGTCTAAAACTGATTTTTGTAGCATTTGTggttgtctctctgtgtgtcctctgTCTCACACTTGGTCTCTGTGTCTGCACACATAAATTTACCATTGCTCATGGCACCGGTGTGTTTACTGGGGTAAACAAGCTTACTGAGCTTACTGGGGTATAGTAAGCCCTAGGATGAGCTAGTAGAGGCTAATGTGTAGAGGAAGACATCTGATTGCCTTAAAATGGTTACGCTTTTTGGAACACCAGGATCCAGCTGGAGCAGTGTATGTTTATGGTGAAAAATTTCTCTTGTACATTCGTAGAGATGCTTTTGTACAGCCAAGTTGGTGAATATAATAAGAACCATTAAAACAAGGGACGGTTTTAAAATGTAGGCCTGTGCCAATAGGCAAAAAGCTCCAATTCAGCTGTTACTGAAAAttctttcgttttgttttttaaatttcattgtcaATGAGAGTTTCTAACTGTAAACTCTGAAATATGCTTACtatcttaaaaaacaacaatTTTATGATTGGTAGTTAGGAGTGACATAGGTAACATGTAGGCTGGACAGTATTTTTGGAATGGCAGCTCTTTATAAAACTGCTTTATGGAGAGAATTCCTTCTTATTGTCCATGTAATGGATACGACTAGGTCACTGTACTCTTGTGCTTCAAGCTATCTGGAGACTTTACTTAAACTTTTTGTCCCTCTCCCCTTTTCTGTATTTCATACTttgaaataactatttttttaaagcatacataGTCTCTCCTTACTTAcagtcaaaaaatttaaaagataacttgTTTAAACTGAATTTGAATACTTTATCTTTCTATTTGCAAGGGACATCAAAAGTAAAAATGTGCTGTTGAAAAACAATCTGACAGCTTGCATTGCTGACTTTGGGTTGGCGTTAAAGTTTGAGGCTGGCAAGTCTGCAGGTGATACCCATGGACAGGTAAGGATGATAACTGTAAACtgtaagaaaaaataatcttgTCCCATATTTTCTTAGATGGCATCTGGGATCAGTTGGTCTAAAATTATTGTGCTGGTTCTTAAGTTGGTATCTAATATAAAAATGACTCTCTTAAGAGTAATATGTTAAATTTGCTGAGGAAGATATTTTCATATGGTGATGAAGGACTGTTAGGACCTCAGGTGGTTTAGATCAAGCAACTCATAAAACAATTTAGATGTCATaggattctatttttaaaactaatcaaAGAAGAATCCAACACATTTTAATAGGCCTCATTCTTTTAGGGAGTTCTTAATATTAACTCACTAGTTTTAACTTGTTAATTCTTTCACTGTCTTAGGAGGAATGGAGGAATAATCAGTCACTCTTCATGTTATGATGCACTAAGGTCTAGTGCCTGTTTTTCCAGACAGCAATGATAGTTTCTTGCTTCTTGGTCTCTGTTGCTTCTTTAACTCTTTAATCAACTTTGTAGCTTTTCTCTGAATTCTCTCCAGAGTTCAGAGCACTTGTAAGGCCCTGAGCAAGGAGTTTAACTCTACTAACCAAGGTCTGCACAGAGACCTCAGCAATGGGAGCCTTTAAGGAAGCCAAAGAGGAAAAGAACATTATCCATACGTTTTATTctcagaaactgaggctctaggAAAGGTGTTTTCAAACCAGTTTGACCTGAAAGGTGATATTTCCTTACAAAGCCAAGTGATTTTGCACAGTCATTACTTCATCTTTCAAATCAGGCAAATTATTTGATCATCTGATTCTCAGCTTTCTTTTTGCCCAGTGTGTCCTACTGACCTCCAAGAACATAGCACAACAAATTTTGGCAACATTGACTAATGATTTAAGAATTTAGCCAGCAGTCATAGTTCTAGAAAAGTTGACAACATATGTATTTGGGAAGGAAGGCAGTTTTGTGGAGAATGTAACTGAGAAGGGAGATTGTGCAGGAAGCCTAGGACCAGGCTTCTGAGCTGATTGTCTGATTACCTTAAGACTAAATTTTGGGAAGAGTTTAATCCTTTGGTACCTTATAAACCTCCCCCCTTTGTAAGAAAAGAATTTGGGGATtcattcatatctttttttttttcaagttttttttttttaatagatctttattggagtataattgcttcactgtactgtgttagtttctgttgtacaccaaagtgaatcagccatgtgCATACCTATGTCCCCATgtaccctccctcttgagcctccctcccatcctccctatcccacccctctaggtcatggcAAAGCACCAAACTAATCTCCCTTCATTCATATCTTTTAATGCCCTCATGATTGGCTTACATGATGAGGgtaaaaataactaataatacataataattacatatatatatgtattgaatacatatatatgaataataatgaataatacaTCATTGATTCCTTGACTTTAGATTTCATGGACCAGAAAGTTTCAAAATGCTTAttattgcatattttatatattgcaaagaacactggaaaaaaaataacatttttctctaATATCATCATCAATTTATAAAAGAGAGGACATTTTATACTAAAAAGGAAGATGTCATCATTTCATAAGAAAAGAAGTACTTTGGAAGGCATACATTTATCTTCAGGAGAAAAGTAGATTTTTGGGAAAAGCTTGCTTACAGTAcaattaaaatagttatttaaagTAGCAAAAAAGGCAAAGCTCCCTTTTTACCCTTTCTTTAAAGTGTTCtccttattaaataaattaaaaacttcgGGTTTTTGAACTTAAGGGTCTTAGTGATCTatccttattttttcttaaacatctctttatatgtatatttgcAGATAATTGCCCAACTTCTAGTCTATAGATCATAGTCAGTTAACAATGGAGCTTTTGGAAATACCAGTATCTGGGCCGCTCCCTAGACCTATTAAACTCAAGTGGATTAATCTAACCACCTATCTCACAGAAATTATTTAAGTGTTCATATATGAATCTTGTCAAGCACCAACCAAAGTTAGCTGTGCTAGCTTAGTAACCATAGTTACATTACTAAGAAATACCAGATTGTTAGGGACAGATATCAATAAAGAATTTAAGACAGAATTCATGAAGAAACAAATACATAGATTTTGTGGaaacagaactttaaaaagtttatCCATCCTTTACTTGGCTAATTCGTTTTatgttttgtattgtttattaggttttttttttttcgtacACAGAAACCctcaaaaggaatttttttttaaaaaagatacatttcaAACAATGTACAGTTGAAAAGTATACAGCCTTTTTTCTCTGTTCCATCCTCTCTCCACAAATAACCATTGTTCAGTTTCTTGTGATTACTTCCAGAAGGGGGAAAAAGTCTAAGCCTAGACCAGCATAATGTCTGTTGATATATCTATTAAGTATATCCAGAAGGGATCTTAGTATATATACTGCTTTGTTCTTTGCTGTTTTCATCTTACAGtatttttagaaatctttccataTTTGTCCTTATAGATTTACCTCATGTGTTTTTTAAGAGCTGCATGCATAGTACTCTTACTTATTTAAGCAGTCCCTACTGATGGTTGCATCCACTGTTTCTAGGGTCTTGGCTGTTGTATTACttgaaatggaataaaattctGGTAGTCATAATTTAGTTATCTTACCTGATATTAGAGCACACTTGGTTTTGATTCTCtttacaaaatcataaaatgttagtTCACAAAGTTAGTAAGTGCTGCTTGCTTTCAACATCTTTTTCAGGTTGGTACCCGAAGGTATATGGCTCCAGAGGTATTAGAGGGTGCTATAAACTTCCAAAGGGATGCATTTTTGAGGATAGATATGTACGCCATGGGATTAGTCCTGTGGGAACTGGCTTCTCGCTGTACTGCTGCAGATGGTAAgggaacatatatttttttaaaagacatatacatatatatgtatacctgtaCCTACTACACATGTATGAAAAGGGTTGATTACTCTCTaaggtaatattttaaagtataattttttttaaatagactccAAGAGGTGGTAGCATAAAGAAAATTCAGGaggcaggggatggggagggcaggagaggaaaGGTACTGATATGTATTGATCCATTACCATTGCCAGATGTTTTGCTGGGCACTTTACATACCTTTAGCTTATTTCCTAAAACAACTTTGGAGGTAATTATCACCTCAGTTGTGAGGAATTTGATGCTCAAATTTTAACTAGAAATTAAATAGCTTGTCTGTTTAGTTGCAGAGTGATAAGTGGTGAAATCAAGATTTGAAACTCTGATCCAGATTCAGGGAGAGGGCTGCTACTTTGGTTAGATCACGAGGGTCCTGAGACACCTAAGAGTTAAAGTCAACTCTTGGGTGAGAGGAGGTGCATATAGAGTCGGGGGATTTTGACTCCCAGGATACTCAGGCTGTCTGTTCAGCCCTCCCGTGATGGATTGAATTACCATTCTATCCTCCATGACCCAGAACTGAGCATGTGTTATACCACAAGTTAGATTCTGCCTCCTTAAAGCTTTGTAAGTCTGGTCTGATGTAGACATTATTGTGAACATAAGTTACACTCCCTAGCACATCACCTTGGTTCTAAGGGATTCCTAgttcttgttcttgttcttgAAGTCCTTTTCAAGtcctaaaaatatttacattgatTGACTCATTATAAACCTGCATATTATATTCCTCGTGTGACAGAATTATAGCGTTGTAGGTATTGTCTTTAGTGCTCCTCAGAAGGTCTCTACTCTCTCCAATTATACTACACTTTTTTGGATATGAGAATGTAAGGCAAATTTCCTGACTATTAAACTCCCAAACCAAGTAAATTAGtttgatctttttaaattttaatttataaaaggtATAACCATCTTAACCTATGTTTATAAGAATATTTTCTGAGTACTGTAATAGTTTCTCAGTGTAGGACAGACTACCTCTGGTATATGAAACTTGATTTGGGatactctgcttttaaagggaaTTTAGTGGAAAGTGCTCAGGAATGGACAGCCATTCATTCTTCCAAAATTGGCATGGGAATGGATCCAGAACCTAAGGAAGGTTGAAGCAATTTGGATATAATTTTAGCTTAGAAGTCTATAGGTAGAAGAGTAAGCTGTTCAGTGTGTTTTGGCTCAAAGTGGAAGAAAACATGCATTTATTGCGTGCATTTATGGAGGCACAAGTAGGTTAGATGGCAGATGTTACAGGAAAATATATGTCTTAAGAATTTCATTAATATGAACTCTCCAAAGCAAGCCAATTGGATGTAGTGTTATGGGGGATACACAAGTAATATACAGTTTAGTTAAGGTGATAAAATGTATCCTGGACAATTAACTCCAGAGTAAGGTAAGTATGAATTGTCTACATAGGTAAATGTTTTTGGATGAATGATAATACCTGAGAAATGTTAAGGGAGTGTTATGGGAGTTTAGAGGTGTGAGGACTTGCTTTGTTTGTGGGGAGGAGAGGTTATCAGGGAAGTTTTTATGGAAAAAGAATAGGAGAGATGCTTACATTTCTTAAATGCCTTGCACGTGCTATGAAATACTCAATTGCAGAGTCAGGCATTTCTGATTCAAGTCAGAAATTGAAGCAGAGGGGACAGTATGAACACTGCTAACGTAAgtgcttttcaatttttttgatgGCTAATTGTTGATGGTTCggttcagtgattctcaaactttaatgtgcaaacCAAACtcctgggaatcttgttaaaattcagattttgactcagtaggtctgaggtggggcctgaTATTTACATTTCTTACAAGCTACCCATCAGTGCCAGTGCTGCTGACCTGtgtaccacactttgagtagcaagggttAAATAAGACACCTTACAATGTCAGTACTCTAAGTGATTGGAAATGCTTCAGCAGAGACTGACTATCCAGCCATCAAGGATTCTTGTATTTAGACAGGGTTGAGTTAGATGGCCTCCTTCTTGATCAGCTGTTTATAACTTATATTCTATGCAGGAGTATTTGGTGTGTTTTGAGAACTTGTACAAGGTTTATGTCTATATATAGACACATCTGGTCACTGAAATTGCTCATTAGTGACCAATTTCTGTCAAGGGGAGACAGTTCAGTGATTGAAAGCACAGACTTTAGAGTCACTGAGGTGGATTCAAATTCCACCTCTATCACTTAACAGCTGTATGCCCTTGTGCAGATTATGGAACTTTTTTTTGAGCtgctttcttatctgtaaaatagggtaaTGCCACCTTCACTCTGTGAAGATAAAATGGAAGTAAATAATATAAAGTTCCTGGTCAGCATAAGTGCTCATCAATTATTAGTTATTACGAACTAACTGAATTTCCATATTTGAGTAGGCCtaataaaaaaaggaacatgTTGTAGAATAAAtcttgcttgtctgtgaaggcaCATTCTGACTTGTTGGGAACCCTTTTTGTAGAAtacatttgtgatttttaaaaaacaatatttggCAGCTCTTGTGAGGGCAGAGAAGAGGTGTGACTCTGGGGTACCTAATTCCTCATGTGGAGTGTGTAGGGGGTTTGGGCATGTCAGAATAAAGATGGTTATAGCAGACTGAACCCAAAATCTTCAGAGATGAAAGCACTACTGTTTACAGTCTGATCTGAATTGCAAGAGGAGTGGGTACCTTAAAGAGCTATTATGTCCTTAATATGCAGAGATCCATGGTTCCCTGTGTGCTATATACAGAGATAGGCATTCCTTATAGAACAGGTAAGAAAGCCCCTTTCACAGTCCTTAGCAGAGTTACACACCAAATTACagactttttgatttcctctaaaGTTTGCGTCACACTGCGGTATAAGTACAGTTGAGCGTTTGTTTCTCTCCTGTCACTATAGCATTTGACAGTTGGGAACAGGTGATACAGAGTGTGTTTTAGAAAGCTTGTTCCAGTTTGGAAGTTAGGAAGATttgaattaaaatgatttttcccctttttttttacatttcaggaCCTGTAGATGAGTACATGTTGCCATTTGAGGAGGAAATTGGCCAGCATCCCTCTCTTGAAGACATGCAGGAAGTTGTTGTGCATAAAAAAAAGAGGCCTGTTCTAAGAGATTATTGGCAGAAACATGCTGTAAGTTATATAGTTAGCTCTGCACTTGAATttccaataaaaaatgtttttcagaggAATGATTGACATCTCTgcacatttctctttttctctgaggtGGTGGTCTTCATATAGGATATTCTGAACTAGAGTTCTAGAAACAACAGAATTAAGGCTGTGTACACTGGTGAGGGAGATGGTGAGGTCAGAGCCTTGGGGAGCTCAGCTCTGTGGTCTTATGCAGATGAGTGAGCCCCCTGTTTGGAGATCTTCCCAGGGGAGGAATGCCCTGGCTCTGAGCCTGTGGATAGTTGGGTAACCTTGCTGATCACCGCCTTCCCAGGTCATTTAAGAAAGTGAAGCGCCCAGTTTTCACCTCTCCATGACAGTTTTTGCATTTTCACCTCTCCATGACAGTTTTTGCATTTTGATTTGGGACTGGATGATTTTCACGTTCTTAGGAACTTAAGAGACTAGGTAGGTGAAGGCTGGAACAAAATTGCCCTGGTTATTTTGGTCTAGATATAACTAGAAACATGGATAAAGCCAGGTAGAAAATCCTTAAGGTTGGCTTTCTAACCTTTTTTCCTACTTCAACTGCAAGGTAGAAATGCTGATATtaactaagaaaacaataaaaattggtAAACTTCTTAAAGCCTTGGTTTTGAATCCAATTCAGAAGGTTAGCATTTAAATTACCTGGTTTATGTACAATGGTCAGGgatttttggaattaaaaaaacgGTGCTCTGTGAAGACCTATATGGGTAGGATTGggtcggggagagggaggggatatatgtatacatagagctgattcacttcactgtgcagcagaaactaacatgacattgtaaagcaattctactccaataaaaaaaaaatcacctgctgTGATAGTCCCAGTGCTCAGAAAAAATACTGATTTCTCTCAGTGCTTTTCTCCATGTGTCTGCGTACAATAGATACTCAAAAGTGAATGTTGACAAATATCAAACTTGGCTAATCTTGAAACTTTCTTTAACCCACAAAAATAGCAATTTCTTTGTGCGAGTTTTAGTCTATATTTCCCagtagaaaacaaaaactgatgtGGTGTTTgaatgtgtttttcctttttagggAATGGCAATGCTCTGTGAAACGATAGAAGAATGTTGGGATCACGATGCAGAAGCCAGGTTATCAGCTGGATGTGTAGGTGAAAGAATTACTCAGATGCAAAGACTAACAAATATCATTACCACAGAGGACATTGTAACAGTGGTCACGATGGTGACAAATGTTGACTTTCCTCCCAAAGAATCTAGTCTATGATGGTTGCACCACGTGTACACACTGAGAAACAGGACTCTGAACCGGAGCTGCTAACGAAACTGCTTACAGTTTATTTTCTGTGTGAAATGAGTAGGATGTCTCCTGGACATCTCAGAAAGAAGACCCTCATTTCAAAAGGTGGCTCTGGGAGACTTAATGGCATTGCCTGTAGCAGAGACATGAAGGACATGAGACTAAGAGAAAAGTTGCaaactctaaaaaaaagaaacttttgaaGAAGTGTACATGAAGAATGTGGCCCTCTCCAAATCAAGGATCTTTTTGGACCTGGCTAATCAAGTGTTTGAAAACTGACATCAGATTTCTTAATGTCTGTCCGAAGACACTAATTCCTTAAATGAACtactgctattatttttttttaaatcaaaaacttttcatttcagattttaaaaagggTAACTTGTTTTTATTGCATTTgctgttgtgtttctataaatGACTATTGTAATGCCAATATGACACAGCTTGTGAATGTTTAGTGTGCTGCTGTTCTGTGTACATAAACAAAGTCATCTAAGTGGGGTACAGTAAAGAGGCTTCCAAGCATTACTTTAACCTCCCTCAACAAGGTATACCTCAGTTCCACGGTTGCtaaattataaaattgaaaacactaACAAAATTTGAATAATAAATTGACCCATTTTGTAACAAGGTATTACAAATTCACTgtgttatttaagaaaaaaggtaAGCTATGCTTAGTGCCAACAGTAAGTGGCCATTCGTAAAGCAGTGTTTTAGCTTTTCTTGTGCTAGCTTgtgatttaaggaaaaaaaagtgctgttttttgaaatgaaaaaatggtgtctttcccctctttctcccATGTTTTAAAGCTTCATCTTATATCTAGTTCCCAAAATATTGCATACTTACTTACCTACGTATTTTTCTAGGTGTGCTGTGCTTGGGgactatttgaaaatttaaagcatgatttaaattttttaaagtgagctGTAACACTGGAAAgctcttcatttttattcttttaaaatagatttttttttttcctatttatatatgtaaaattgtaGTGTATTTCTTTTCACCAAACAGTGTGTGGGACATTCTTTATCACTGTTTTAGGATCACCTCAGGAAGTGTCATTACCCAGAATTCCTCACTCTCTGCTTTGAGACTTGTAACTTTATCACTATATTTCTGCTCGGTGCCATCTTGTCAGAGTAATATTTGATGTCTGTGATATGTCAAGAATTATCCTAGGATAGAGATTTAAGTTTTTAAGCACAGATTTCAGATGTTACTGCTTTAAAACAAATCAGGGATAACAAGTTAAACTTATAACTTAAAATATGCAATGACATTTAGAGGTAACCAATGTTGATATAGGTAACATAGCTTAGCCTCCTCCCACGAATTGCTTTTACAACTAACCCTGATATTAGTTTAGGATAGTTCATgccttatctttgataagaaAATGGAATTGATGGTAGGTAGGTGCCAAAGTGCTTTTCAAAACAATATTACATTAGAATATAATTGGATTCTTTCTCAAATTTATAGGCCAAAGTAAAACATTAATTTCCTGAATTTCTGGATTACTGATGACCAACAAATAGCCAGTATTATGCTATGTACTTTTGTCAGGTCATTTTAAAACCCatacattaattttataaaagaattttcTACATGTCACTATCAGGAGCTCACTGTGAATGTGTTGTCTTCAAATGGCTATTTAACCACACAGTACACTACATTTTACATAAAACATGCACTTAATCTCTGggaataataaattatattatttataaataatacataggTCAACAGACTCCTTaagcagggagggaaagaagagtaACAGCATTGTTGTCTGTGTGCCACACACCATACGGAACTTTGTGCTCTTGGTCACATAATGTACCCAAGGCTTTGTGGTATTTCTAAGAATTCCCATTTCAATGCTGAGTTCACCTTTATTTCAAAAAGTACTTGGCTTCTCCATgtcttggtttggttttgcttccACTTGGAAACTGATTAAG
Coding sequences within:
- the ACVR2A gene encoding activin receptor type-2A: MGAAAKLAFAVFLISCSSGAILGRSETQECIFYNANWERDRTNRTGVESCYGDKDKRRHCFATWKNISGSIEIVKQGCWLDDINCYDRTDCIEKKDSPEVYFCCCEGNMCNERFSYFPEMEVTQPTSNPVTPKPPYYNILLYSLVPLMLIAGIVICAFWVYRHHKMAYPPVLVPTQDPGPPPPSPLLGLKPLQLLEVKARGRFGCVWKAQLLNEYVAVKIFPIQDKQSWQNEYEVYSLPGMKHENILQFIGAEKRGTSVDVDLWLITAFHEKGSLSDFLKANVVSWNELCHIAETMARGLAYLHEDIPGLKDGHKPAISHRDIKSKNVLLKNNLTACIADFGLALKFEAGKSAGDTHGQVGTRRYMAPEVLEGAINFQRDAFLRIDMYAMGLVLWELASRCTAADGPVDEYMLPFEEEIGQHPSLEDMQEVVVHKKKRPVLRDYWQKHAGMAMLCETIEECWDHDAEARLSAGCVGERITQMQRLTNIITTEDIVTVVTMVTNVDFPPKESSL